In one Lottiidibacillus patelloidae genomic region, the following are encoded:
- the truA gene encoding tRNA pseudouridine(38-40) synthase TruA encodes MSRIRITISYDGSAFSGYQVQPNKRTVQLELEDALRKMHKGYDIKVTSSGRTDAGVHAIGQVCHFDSNLILPIEAWKKALNALLPDDIHVSNAEDVEDEFHARFSTTGKEYRYKILLSKDPNVFQRKYMYHYPYELDIKRMEEAANLLVGTHDYSSFCAANTDVKDKVRTIYSILISKKDNELTISFKGNGFLYNMVRILVGTLLEVGNGKIKVSEMKEIIEAKNRAKAGRTAPAQGLYLWEVFYS; translated from the coding sequence TCAGCATTTTCAGGATATCAAGTTCAACCAAATAAGCGAACTGTTCAATTAGAACTTGAAGATGCTTTAAGGAAAATGCACAAAGGCTACGATATAAAAGTAACGTCTTCTGGAAGAACAGATGCAGGAGTCCATGCAATCGGTCAAGTATGTCATTTTGACTCGAATTTAATCCTTCCAATCGAAGCGTGGAAAAAAGCTCTAAATGCCCTATTACCTGATGATATTCACGTTAGCAATGCAGAAGACGTAGAGGACGAATTCCATGCCCGCTTTTCAACTACTGGCAAGGAATATCGCTATAAAATATTACTAAGTAAAGATCCGAATGTCTTTCAAAGAAAATATATGTATCATTACCCATACGAGCTTGATATAAAAAGGATGGAGGAAGCGGCTAATCTATTAGTGGGTACACATGACTATTCTTCTTTTTGCGCAGCTAATACAGATGTTAAAGATAAAGTAAGAACAATTTATAGCATCCTAATTAGCAAGAAAGATAATGAGCTAACGATATCTTTTAAAGGGAATGGATTTTTATATAATATGGTGCGAATCTTAGTTGGGACTCTTTTAGAGGTTGGTAATGGGAAAATAAAAGTTTCCGAGATGAAAGAAATAATTGAAGCGAAAAACAGAGCAAAAGCAGGTAGAACTGCGCCAGCACAAGGTTTATATTTATGGGAAGTTTTCTATTCGTAA
- the rplM gene encoding 50S ribosomal protein L13 → MRTTFMANASTVDRKWYVIDAEGQTLGRLASEVASVLRGKHKPTFTPHVDTGDHVIIINAEKIHLTGKKWSDKVYYRHSGHPGGLKQQTAQELLQKFPERLIELAVKGMLPKGSLGRQMAKKLNVYVGSEHKHQAQNPEVYTLRG, encoded by the coding sequence TTGCGTACAACATTCATGGCAAACGCTAGCACAGTTGATCGTAAATGGTATGTTATCGATGCAGAGGGCCAAACATTAGGTCGTTTAGCAAGTGAAGTAGCATCTGTTTTACGTGGTAAGCATAAACCAACATTCACTCCACACGTTGACACTGGAGATCACGTGATCATCATCAACGCGGAGAAAATTCATTTAACAGGTAAAAAGTGGTCTGATAAAGTTTACTATCGCCACAGTGGACACCCAGGTGGATTAAAGCAACAAACTGCTCAAGAGTTACTTCAAAAGTTCCCAGAGCGTTTAATCGAATTAGCTGTTAAAGGGATGCTTCCAAAAGGTAGCCTAGGACGTCAAATGGCTAAAAAGTTAAATGTATACGTTGGTTCTGAACACAAGCATCAAGCACAAAACCCAGAAGTTTACACACTTCGTGGTTAA
- the rpsI gene encoding 30S ribosomal protein S9, whose protein sequence is MAQVQYYGTGRRKSSVARVRLVPGDGRFIINGADFNEYFPNLPALMEIVKQPLTETDTFGKYDVLVNVDGGGYTGQVGAIRHGISRALLEVDPEYRASLKRAGFLTRDARMKERKKYGLKGARRAPQFSKR, encoded by the coding sequence TTGGCTCAAGTACAATATTACGGCACAGGCCGTCGTAAAAGCTCTGTAGCTCGTGTACGTTTAGTACCTGGTGACGGACGCTTCATTATTAACGGCGCTGACTTTAATGAATATTTTCCTAACTTACCAGCTTTAATGGAAATCGTTAAGCAACCATTAACTGAAACTGATACATTTGGTAAATACGACGTATTAGTAAACGTTGATGGTGGTGGATACACTGGTCAAGTTGGTGCAATCCGTCACGGAATTTCTCGTGCTTTATTAGAAGTTGATCCTGAATACCGCGCTTCATTAAAGCGTGCTGGATTCTTAACTCGTGACGCACGTATGAAAGAGCGTAAGAAATACGGTCTTAAAGGTGCACGTCGTGCTCCTCAGTTCTCAAAACGTTAA
- a CDS encoding DNA-3-methyladenine glycosylase I, protein MKRCEWSTSEEIYVKYHDEEWGVPVYDDRLLFEMLTLEGAQAGLSWITILKKRENYKAAFDNFDVKKIANYDEEKVQSLLENKGIVRNKLKINSTITNAKAFIEIQKEFGSFSKFLWEYVNNQPIINNWTTINELPAKTDLSDKLSKDLKKRGFKFVGSTIIYAYLQGVGLVNDHIDSCFRKSES, encoded by the coding sequence ATGAAACGATGTGAGTGGTCAACTAGCGAAGAAATATATGTGAAATACCATGACGAGGAATGGGGAGTGCCTGTTTATGATGATCGGCTTCTTTTCGAAATGTTAACATTAGAAGGGGCACAGGCAGGGCTAAGCTGGATAACTATTTTGAAAAAAAGAGAAAATTATAAAGCGGCATTTGATAATTTTGACGTAAAAAAGATAGCTAACTATGACGAAGAAAAGGTACAAAGCTTGTTAGAAAATAAGGGTATTGTTAGAAACAAGCTTAAAATAAATTCTACTATTACGAATGCGAAAGCTTTTATCGAAATTCAAAAAGAGTTTGGATCATTTAGTAAGTTTCTTTGGGAGTATGTAAATAATCAACCAATAATAAATAACTGGACAACTATAAACGAATTACCAGCTAAAACAGACCTAAGTGATAAGCTAAGTAAAGATTTAAAGAAACGTGGATTTAAGTTCGTAGGTAGTACAATTATTTATGCTTATTTGCAAGGTGTCGGTTTAGTGAATGACCATATCGATTCTTGCTTTAGAAAAAGTGAGAGTTGA
- a CDS encoding winged helix-turn-helix transcriptional regulator, protein MQLLGKRWTGLIIYQLLSGPQRFSEIDAALPVSGRLLSERLKELEVEEIVTREIYPEVPVRVEYSLTEKGRQLEPIFTELQKWSDQWVETSK, encoded by the coding sequence TTGCAGTTGCTAGGCAAGCGATGGACTGGATTAATTATTTATCAACTCTTATCAGGACCACAACGTTTCTCTGAAATCGATGCAGCTCTTCCAGTTAGCGGAAGACTATTATCAGAGCGATTAAAGGAACTTGAAGTCGAAGAAATTGTAACTCGAGAAATTTATCCCGAAGTTCCTGTACGGGTAGAATATTCATTAACAGAAAAAGGTCGTCAGTTAGAGCCTATTTTTACTGAATTACAAAAGTGGTCTGATCAATGGGTAGAAACTAGTAAATAG
- a CDS encoding DODA-type extradiol aromatic ring-opening family dioxygenase, which translates to MVPSFFISHGSPTLAIEKNEYTDILSKIGSLHNPKAIVLFTAHWEKRVTTISFKEDKYDTIHDFGGFSEELHNVTYPASGSVEVAAKVERLLNDHNIESDQDGVRGLDHGSWVILKHMYPEVNIPIVQVSVNPDLSPKEQFSIGAALRELANENILVIGSGGISHNLGLIKWGQSYPEKWATEFDEWIIEQVRERKYEQLFNYDKLAPHAQLAVPRAEHIVPLFIALGSGDVKEKPKVMHHSYQYATLSHIIFQF; encoded by the coding sequence ATAGTGCCATCTTTTTTCATTAGTCATGGGTCACCAACATTAGCAATTGAAAAGAATGAATATACTGACATTCTATCTAAAATCGGTTCATTGCATAATCCAAAGGCTATTGTTTTATTTACAGCGCATTGGGAAAAGCGAGTTACGACAATTTCATTTAAAGAAGATAAATACGATACAATTCATGATTTTGGTGGTTTTTCAGAAGAGCTCCACAACGTAACATATCCTGCTAGTGGCTCGGTTGAAGTTGCAGCAAAAGTTGAGCGATTATTAAATGATCATAATATTGAATCGGACCAAGATGGAGTAAGGGGTCTTGACCATGGATCATGGGTTATTTTAAAGCATATGTATCCAGAAGTTAATATTCCTATCGTCCAAGTTTCCGTTAACCCTGATTTGTCTCCAAAAGAACAATTTTCAATTGGCGCAGCGCTAAGAGAATTAGCAAATGAAAATATATTAGTAATTGGTAGTGGTGGGATTTCCCATAACTTAGGTTTAATTAAATGGGGGCAATCATATCCAGAAAAATGGGCAACTGAATTCGATGAGTGGATTATTGAACAAGTGAGAGAAAGAAAGTATGAGCAATTATTTAATTACGATAAGTTAGCGCCACATGCACAACTTGCCGTACCGAGGGCAGAACATATCGTTCCACTTTTTATTGCTTTAGGTAGCGGTGATGTTAAAGAAAAACCGAAAGTCATGCATCATAGCTATCAATATGCAACATTAAGTCATATTATTTTTCAGTTTTAA
- a CDS encoding DoxX family protein codes for MKNNYEISLLVIRLVLGVTFVLHGIAKFEMGLTNVAGWFESIGLFGSLAYVVAFIELFGGIALILGLGTRVAAFITGSVMVGAIVTAKLSAGFLGGYELDIALLAMAIALVVSGSRMFAMESKLFSENEKITPVSNH; via the coding sequence ATGAAAAATAATTATGAAATAAGCTTATTAGTAATTCGCTTAGTATTGGGCGTAACATTTGTACTTCACGGAATTGCAAAGTTTGAGATGGGCCTTACAAATGTAGCGGGCTGGTTTGAAAGTATCGGCTTATTTGGATCATTAGCTTATGTGGTAGCTTTCATTGAATTATTTGGAGGAATCGCATTAATTTTAGGGTTAGGTACTAGAGTTGCAGCTTTTATAACCGGAAGTGTCATGGTGGGAGCAATCGTAACAGCGAAATTATCTGCTGGATTTTTAGGTGGGTATGAGTTAGATATAGCATTACTTGCGATGGCGATAGCTTTAGTAGTAAGTGGTAGTAGAATGTTTGCAATGGAGAGCAAGCTTTTTAGTGAAAACGAAAAGATTACTCCAGTTTCAAATCATTAA
- a CDS encoding CDGSH iron-sulfur domain-containing protein, with protein sequence MAEIKILDNGPLQVIGVTLHDGEGKEMDTKDTVFLCRCGLSANKPYCNGAHKDKFESEVRG encoded by the coding sequence ATGGCAGAAATCAAAATTTTAGATAATGGTCCATTGCAGGTGATTGGCGTTACATTGCATGATGGGGAAGGAAAAGAGATGGATACGAAGGACACGGTATTCCTTTGTCGCTGTGGTCTTTCCGCAAATAAGCCATATTGTAATGGAGCACATAAAGATAAATTTGAAAGTGAAGTTAGAGGATAA
- a CDS encoding NADH:flavin oxidoreductase/NADH oxidase family protein, protein MNRISILEKPLILQNGITIKNRFFKSAMSEALGSKSHQPTASLITLYRTWAEGGVGLSVTGNVMIDSQALGEPGNVVVEDERDLDMLKNWAKAGTENETQLWMQINHPGKQSPKMISNEPVAPSSIPLTGKLQNFFNTPRALTEEEIKDLIKRFGNSARIAKKAGFTGVQIHAAHGYLINQFLSPYHNQRNDQWGGPLENRMRFVLEVYHEIREQVGDAFPIGIKLNSADFQRGGFTEEESMEVVKKLSEVGIDLIEISGGNYEQPAMMGSSKKESTKKREAYFLHYAEKVRTLINTPLVVTGGFRTVSAMNEAIECGAVDMIGIARPFTLIPDLPNKVFNGTYEPLQDKPIKTGLSLIDNNLPIIEMGWYGQQLKRMGQGKAPKPNLSPWSTLLHVLTSQGKYAFQKKRGL, encoded by the coding sequence TTGAACAGGATATCGATATTAGAAAAGCCACTTATTTTACAAAACGGGATCACTATTAAGAATAGATTTTTCAAATCAGCGATGAGCGAAGCATTAGGATCAAAAAGCCATCAACCAACCGCTTCTTTAATTACTTTATATCGAACATGGGCAGAAGGTGGTGTCGGTCTATCGGTGACAGGGAATGTCATGATTGATAGTCAGGCACTAGGTGAACCTGGAAATGTCGTCGTTGAAGATGAACGCGACCTAGATATGCTTAAAAACTGGGCAAAAGCCGGGACAGAAAACGAAACGCAGCTTTGGATGCAAATTAATCATCCTGGGAAGCAATCACCAAAGATGATAAGTAATGAACCAGTTGCTCCGAGTAGTATTCCTTTGACTGGGAAATTGCAGAACTTCTTTAACACCCCACGGGCTCTTACGGAAGAAGAAATTAAAGACCTTATTAAGCGCTTTGGGAATTCCGCACGCATTGCAAAAAAAGCCGGTTTTACAGGTGTGCAAATTCACGCAGCCCACGGCTATTTAATTAACCAATTTTTATCGCCTTACCACAATCAAAGGAACGATCAATGGGGAGGCCCGCTAGAAAATAGAATGCGCTTTGTTTTAGAAGTTTATCATGAGATTCGTGAACAAGTCGGAGATGCATTTCCAATAGGAATTAAACTGAATTCTGCAGACTTTCAACGTGGAGGCTTTACTGAAGAAGAATCAATGGAAGTAGTAAAAAAACTCTCTGAAGTTGGCATCGACTTAATTGAGATTTCTGGTGGTAACTATGAGCAACCAGCGATGATGGGCTCGTCTAAAAAAGAGAGTACTAAAAAGCGAGAAGCTTACTTCCTCCATTACGCAGAAAAAGTAAGAACGCTGATTAACACTCCTTTAGTCGTTACCGGGGGATTTCGAACAGTTTCTGCCATGAACGAAGCAATCGAATGTGGCGCTGTCGATATGATAGGAATTGCTAGACCTTTTACATTAATACCCGATTTACCTAATAAAGTTTTTAATGGTACATATGAACCATTACAAGATAAGCCGATTAAAACTGGTCTCTCCTTGATAGATAACAATTTACCGATCATTGAGATGGGATGGTATGGTCAGCAATTAAAAAGAATGGGGCAAGGAAAAGCACCTAAACCTAATCTCAGTCCGTGGTCGACATTATTGCACGTCCTCACGAGCCAAGGAAAATATGCTTTTCAAAAGAAAAGAGGGCTGTGA